Proteins encoded by one window of Pseudochaenichthys georgianus chromosome 9, fPseGeo1.2, whole genome shotgun sequence:
- the qng1 gene encoding queuosine 5'-phosphate N-glycosylase/hydrolase, with product MEPPLFPRESGQFIAERSRDVFVEEEGVQKVAEMLFNLRHTDDLTASGWKKANPLAPVPTSDQALNWVFVIDTMNFSFWPEEETQQCEVTYKGTMYTGYMTLCAAIARAMEEGIPITDPKYFSQMSMEELGQVLRSDNETPMPMLQERHQVLTEGGRVLLEHGGSFRSFISRAGNDARKMVELIVEKIHSYRDEATFEGKRISLYKRAQILVADFWGVMEARGEGDIINMDWLTMFADYRVPQALVFLGALRYTDTLMQALNKGELLSSGDRREVEIRGCSIRSVELIKERLCKLVKERDGQTCNVNSAVIDFYLWPYAKKHHKEMAHIPIHHTRCIYY from the exons ATGGAGCCCCCTCTGTTTCCCCGTGAGTCTGGACAGTTCATAGCAGAGCGGAGTCGGGATGTGTTCGTGGAGGAGGAAGGAGTGCAGAAGGTGGCCGAGATGCTCTTCAACCTGCGCCACACTGACGATCTGACTGCCAGTGGCTGGAAGAAGGCCAATCCATTGGCTCCAGTACCCACCTCTGACCAGG CCTTGAACTGGGTGTTTGTGATAGACACCATGAACTTCTCCTTTTGGCCCGAGGAAGAAACTCAACAGTGTGAGGTAACCTATAAAGGGACCATGTACACAGGCTACATGACCCTTTGTGCTGCCATCGCCAGGGCTATGGAGGAAG GTATACCCATCACTGATCCAAAGTACTTTTCTCAGATGAGTATGGAGGAGTTGGGACAGGTCCTTCGATCAGACAATGAAACACCCATGCCCATGCTTCAGGAACGCCACCAG GTGCTGACTGAGGGCGGCCGCGTGCTGCTGGAACACGGCGGAAGCTTCCGGAGTTTTATCAGCCGAGCCGGGAACGACGCCCGGAAGATGGTGGAACTCATCGTGGAGAAGATCCATTCCTACAGGGACGAAGCTACTTTTGAG GGGAAGAGAATCTCTTTGTACAAGCGAGCCCAGATCCTGGTGGCAGATTTCTGGGGCGTCATGGAGGCCAGAGGAGAGGGGGACATCATCAACATGGACTGGCTCACCATGTTTGCAGACTACAGGGTCCCTCAGGCTCTCGTCTTCCTTGGAGCACTACGATACACTGACACACTGATGCAGGCGCTGAACAAGG GAGAGCTGCTGAGTTCAGGGGACAGAAGAGAGGTTGAAATCCGAGGTTGTTCAATTCGGTCTGTGGAGCTGATCAAAGAGCGTCTGTGTAAGCTGGTGAAAGAGAGAGACGGACAGACCTGCAACGTAAACTCGGCAGTCATTGACTTTTACCTGTGGCCTTATGCCAAGAAGCACCACAAAGAGATGGCTCACATTCCCATACACCACACACGCTGTATTTACTACTGA